A window from Sphingobacterium hotanense encodes these proteins:
- a CDS encoding M48 family metalloprotease, with translation MKVEISPEFKRQANKTLFSIVAFGLIYLLLVLFTIALCSAIIFVAYVLISEFPHFILLFLAISLIVSSLFVFVFLIKFIFSFERMNTSHLLEVDKDAEPKLFALIEEIVQQVETQLPKKVYLSSEVNASVFYNSSYWSMFFPVRKNLIIGMGLINSVSYQELKGILAHEFGHLSQRSIRVGSYVYHANHAIYNMLYNNEPLNKLSEKWYNTSSYAAAFQWLPKAIISVMQKILQKQYEFINKNYMALSREMEFHADAISAQVAGSKAIETSLLRSNFSNYCLNNVFNFYGAQMQKNRISADIFADQRAASHFLSNKFSYPEVKGIPQISMAEFNKFDKSKLVITNQWASHPAETDRIAAVDKLDINLSNTIDEPALHILQNESESSDWFTKMIFSQGNFTEEPTPIESEEFAEEFKAWFDKQSFDSIFNDFYTFNNPYFNADDVAQENGEKQNIETLFGPDRVNDTFLLNSYLTDMETLRQIENKTIDIETFDYDGIKYRRTETSGVLEKLHEESDKLKTIIEGYNRDVFDYFYHTVKDQPLAAKLQDAYRNFMDAEQSYSNQMDLYFNLVEKTNFFYQNHSHSEITFHANDVKTVEKPFKEELKKLIEVHKAKDNTLDADVEDKLNRFVNRTFDYFDGVSYVNENLELLGLGLDQYYYLLNDNYFQLKKHILEIQKDIMLQTTIESN, from the coding sequence ATGAAAGTTGAAATCTCCCCAGAGTTCAAACGTCAAGCAAATAAAACCTTGTTCTCCATTGTGGCATTTGGACTCATCTATTTACTGCTTGTATTGTTCACCATTGCACTCTGCAGCGCTATTATCTTTGTTGCCTACGTTCTGATATCTGAATTTCCACATTTCATACTCCTGTTTTTAGCGATAAGTTTAATTGTCTCTTCACTGTTCGTCTTTGTATTCTTGATTAAGTTTATCTTTTCGTTCGAAAGAATGAATACTAGTCATCTCCTAGAAGTCGATAAAGATGCCGAGCCCAAATTGTTTGCACTGATTGAAGAAATCGTACAGCAAGTCGAGACGCAGTTACCAAAAAAAGTATATCTATCAAGCGAAGTCAATGCTTCTGTTTTTTACAATTCGAGTTACTGGAGCATGTTCTTTCCGGTTCGCAAAAATCTAATTATTGGCATGGGCTTGATCAACTCCGTTTCCTATCAAGAACTGAAAGGAATCCTAGCGCATGAATTTGGTCATTTATCTCAACGTAGCATACGCGTTGGCAGTTATGTATATCATGCAAATCATGCCATCTACAATATGTTATACAACAATGAGCCCCTCAACAAACTCAGCGAAAAATGGTATAATACCAGTTCCTACGCGGCGGCATTTCAATGGCTCCCAAAAGCGATCATCAGCGTGATGCAAAAAATCCTTCAGAAGCAATACGAGTTTATCAATAAGAATTACATGGCATTGTCCCGAGAAATGGAATTCCATGCGGATGCTATCTCTGCGCAAGTTGCCGGATCCAAAGCGATAGAGACCTCCCTTCTGCGGTCCAACTTTTCTAATTATTGCCTCAACAATGTATTCAATTTTTATGGCGCGCAGATGCAAAAGAACCGCATCAGTGCAGATATCTTTGCAGATCAACGAGCAGCTTCGCATTTCTTAAGCAACAAGTTTTCTTATCCGGAGGTGAAGGGAATCCCCCAAATCAGTATGGCTGAGTTTAATAAATTTGATAAATCTAAGCTAGTTATTACCAACCAATGGGCGTCGCATCCCGCAGAAACGGATCGTATAGCAGCAGTCGATAAACTTGACATTAACCTCAGCAACACGATCGACGAACCTGCTTTACACATTCTACAGAATGAATCCGAATCTTCAGATTGGTTCACCAAGATGATCTTTTCCCAAGGGAATTTCACGGAAGAGCCTACGCCAATAGAAAGCGAGGAATTTGCGGAAGAGTTCAAAGCATGGTTCGATAAGCAGTCTTTCGACTCAATCTTCAACGACTTCTACACGTTCAACAATCCATATTTCAATGCGGATGACGTGGCCCAAGAAAATGGCGAAAAGCAAAACATTGAAACGCTGTTTGGTCCTGACCGAGTAAACGACACGTTTCTTCTTAATTCCTATTTAACAGATATGGAGACACTCCGCCAAATCGAGAATAAAACCATCGATATTGAAACGTTCGACTACGATGGAATCAAATATAGACGTACTGAAACCAGCGGAGTGTTGGAAAAACTTCATGAAGAGTCTGATAAGCTTAAGACGATTATCGAAGGATATAATCGAGATGTCTTCGATTATTTTTACCATACTGTTAAAGATCAACCCCTAGCAGCCAAACTGCAAGACGCGTATCGAAATTTTATGGACGCAGAACAATCCTACAGCAATCAAATGGACCTTTATTTCAACTTAGTAGAAAAAACGAATTTCTTTTATCAGAACCATTCGCATTCCGAAATCACGTTCCATGCTAATGATGTAAAGACCGTAGAAAAGCCTTTCAAGGAAGAGTTGAAGAAGCTGATCGAAGTACACAAAGCAAAAGATAATACCTTGGATGCAGACGTTGAGGATAAATTAAATCGCTTTGTCAATAGAACTTTTGACTATTTCGATGGTGTATCTTATGTCAATGAGAATTTAGAACTCCTAGGCTTAGGATTAGATCAATATTATTACTTATTGAATGACAATTACTTCCAGCTCAAGAAGCATATATTGGAAATACAGAAGGATATTATGCTACAAACAACCATAGAATCAAATTGA
- a CDS encoding GNAT family N-acetyltransferase, with the protein MKSKRLSYHRPCKDDFQEYFAINADPQTNLHNPNGPMSIATAHEVFHNILLHWNISNYGIWMVREINKPEIIGIGGLSNKLYQNEQQTNLGYRLSPKYWGQGYATELAKTAITFGFEQLRKKNIYALVRPSNTASIHVLEKCNFKLVDYFSDFQNEDPSLVYRIDASSKTY; encoded by the coding sequence ATGAAATCGAAGAGGTTATCCTACCATCGTCCGTGTAAAGATGATTTTCAAGAATACTTTGCCATAAATGCTGATCCACAAACCAATTTACATAATCCAAATGGCCCCATGTCGATTGCAACAGCTCATGAAGTCTTTCATAATATCTTGCTTCATTGGAATATCAGCAACTATGGCATTTGGATGGTACGGGAAATCAACAAGCCCGAGATAATTGGCATTGGCGGACTATCCAACAAATTATACCAAAACGAACAACAAACCAATTTGGGCTATAGACTGAGTCCAAAATACTGGGGACAAGGATATGCTACTGAATTGGCGAAAACAGCTATTACCTTTGGTTTTGAACAGCTAAGGAAAAAGAATATCTACGCGTTGGTACGACCGAGTAATACGGCATCTATTCACGTGCTTGAAAAGTGTAACTTCAAACTGGTAGACTATTTTAGCGACTTCCAAAATGAAGACCCAAGCCTGGTCTATCGCATAGATGCATCGTCTAAAACCTATTGA
- a CDS encoding ABC transporter permease codes for MKNFLSLLKREFRLFFQNKVLMVLFLGAPIMYGVLIGGVYKKGKVTNLPIIVVDEDRSPLSKQLIDMFNESEVIYVADVLNDAFKAKERALETESTVVVQIPRNFSSNINYSRNTELTLFVNASNTLTSNYAMMAVNVAAGTMKAGIQIKAQQKKGVPEFVATQQYEPFKTTIIKQNIRSGNYLYFMLPGVLFTVLQQVMMLGLALSFASEFEKGTFGELVGRCRNVFGLILVKILPYILMSIFIFLLYYGFSVYYRMPLHLEGFAFYGYTLLFLLAVAFIGILVSIAIPSQLKATEILMVIATPSFILSGFTWPLSQMPDWIVAIANGIPLTHYLQIFRTMVIEQGSAVNVSSSVWGLAIIAGITLLLSVILLQLKIKKVTTKVSEDI; via the coding sequence ATGAAGAACTTTTTAAGTTTATTAAAGCGCGAGTTTAGGCTCTTCTTTCAAAACAAGGTACTGATGGTGTTGTTTCTAGGAGCGCCCATTATGTATGGTGTCTTGATCGGTGGAGTTTACAAAAAGGGTAAAGTAACGAACCTACCGATTATTGTAGTCGATGAGGATAGAAGTCCTTTGAGTAAGCAATTGATTGATATGTTCAACGAGAGCGAGGTTATTTATGTAGCGGATGTGCTGAATGATGCATTCAAAGCAAAGGAACGCGCGCTGGAAACTGAATCAACGGTTGTCGTACAGATACCAAGAAACTTTTCATCCAATATTAACTACAGTAGAAATACCGAATTGACTTTGTTTGTAAATGCTTCGAATACGTTGACTTCCAACTATGCGATGATGGCGGTTAATGTGGCGGCAGGAACGATGAAGGCTGGTATTCAGATCAAAGCACAGCAGAAGAAAGGTGTTCCGGAGTTTGTAGCGACGCAACAGTATGAACCCTTCAAAACAACGATCATCAAACAGAATATTCGTAGTGGAAATTACCTCTACTTTATGCTGCCGGGGGTGTTATTTACCGTCTTGCAGCAAGTTATGATGCTAGGATTGGCATTGAGTTTTGCTTCGGAGTTTGAGAAAGGCACTTTTGGCGAGCTGGTTGGTCGATGCAGGAATGTATTTGGGTTGATTCTAGTGAAAATATTGCCTTATATATTGATGTCGATCTTCATCTTCCTGTTATACTATGGTTTCTCTGTTTATTACCGTATGCCTTTGCATTTGGAAGGTTTTGCTTTCTATGGTTACACCTTGCTGTTCCTGCTCGCAGTAGCTTTTATCGGGATATTAGTCAGCATTGCTATACCCAGCCAGTTGAAGGCTACGGAGATATTAATGGTTATCGCGACTCCTAGTTTTATTCTAAGCGGTTTTACCTGGCCATTAAGTCAGATGCCGGATTGGATCGTTGCGATAGCTAACGGAATTCCGTTAACACATTACCTACAGATATTCAGAACAATGGTGATTGAGCAGGGGAGTGCTGTGAATGTTAGCAGCTCCGTGTGGGGATTGGCTATTATTGCGGGCATTACATTATTGCTATCTGTTATTCTATTACAATTGAAGATTAAAAAGGTGACAACAAAAGTTTCAGAAGATATTTAA
- a CDS encoding HlyD family secretion protein produces the protein MKKLTYIIASLVFLQSCSNKEGGKQVKLEGKIERDQLAVTTKIPGKIQRILVEEGQQVQKGDTLVILEFPEVDAKSIQAQGALDAAQAQYEMALKGATDGQMKQLNAKVAGLKEQFDFAQKSLDRMNNLLKDSLVAQQKYDEVYAKYQGAKNQYLAAQAELADVQHGARVEQQRMALGQKERAMGAVSEVNVAAKERYILAPQDMTIENINLRVGELALAGYSLVSGYIVDGTYFRVTVPESKVKDFQKGAEKTLVFPYLNNQEIKARVETIKSLSSYANISTAYPDFEEQETLFEIRLKPVDSQGSRDLLTKASFVVKQD, from the coding sequence ATGAAAAAACTAACATATATCATCGCTTCGCTTGTTTTTTTACAAAGCTGCTCGAATAAGGAAGGCGGTAAGCAAGTGAAGTTAGAAGGAAAAATAGAACGTGATCAATTAGCTGTAACGACGAAAATACCTGGAAAAATTCAACGTATTTTGGTCGAGGAAGGACAGCAAGTCCAAAAAGGAGATACGCTAGTGATACTAGAGTTTCCAGAAGTAGACGCAAAATCAATACAAGCGCAAGGTGCACTTGATGCGGCACAAGCGCAGTACGAGATGGCACTTAAAGGAGCGACTGACGGGCAGATGAAGCAGTTGAATGCGAAAGTTGCAGGTTTGAAGGAGCAATTTGACTTTGCTCAGAAATCGCTGGACCGTATGAATAACCTATTGAAGGATTCTTTAGTAGCACAGCAGAAATATGATGAAGTTTACGCAAAATATCAAGGTGCGAAGAATCAATATTTAGCTGCACAAGCCGAACTTGCCGATGTACAGCATGGTGCTCGCGTGGAGCAACAAAGAATGGCATTAGGTCAGAAAGAACGTGCGATGGGTGCTGTTAGTGAGGTGAATGTAGCAGCAAAAGAGCGCTACATTTTGGCTCCTCAGGACATGACCATCGAAAATATTAATCTTCGTGTAGGCGAGCTGGCTTTGGCTGGATATAGCTTGGTTTCGGGATACATAGTAGACGGTACTTATTTCCGTGTAACCGTTCCGGAAAGCAAAGTTAAAGACTTCCAAAAAGGAGCGGAGAAGACTTTGGTATTCCCGTACCTGAATAATCAGGAAATCAAAGCACGAGTTGAAACTATTAAATCATTGAGTTCTTATGCAAATATCAGTACCGCATATCCTGATTTTGAAGAACAGGAGACATTATTTGAGATTCGCTTAAAACCAGTTGATTCGCAAGGTAGTAGAGACTTGTTGACTAAGGCAAGTTTTGTTGTTAAACAAGACTAA
- a CDS encoding TolC family protein, with amino-acid sequence MKGIFLGCAITLSAAYSATAQESLVSFKEPVEKAINYNKSIKNASLENQKVALDREMVKGKLLPTVSANAMYGYVNSLIDVDLPTQSLPITGISLFEGSQKARVSTQLGLAGVTATQVIFSGLQITNGQKALEQKFKAQQLLTESGYDAVAQEVIMSFDQLMLLKEVDLLIADSEKRLNKEHLKVIQAIDNGLAIPYDRDKLKLAILELESKKAEVESNRELLYFKLEELTGMPVSELEAIQFELSEILLNKDSATEMNRKELQALEASQKAYEYVFKKEKGAKLPQVFAFGNVSYFNAFGTNMNVKDLPVVGDLKLSSNHLRMAPSYAVGIGAKWTIFEGKTHQSSIDKAKLDMQINENKLADTKEKLSLLQRKTLVDYDLSMKKIQVNQQQVDIAKNNLHLASRQFEEGLTDVTERLEAENEYYKQTLNYYNQILNQRTAVLELLKANGNLYQTITR; translated from the coding sequence ATGAAAGGAATTTTTCTCGGTTGTGCTATCACACTCTCGGCTGCGTATTCTGCGACTGCGCAAGAAAGTTTGGTATCATTCAAAGAGCCGGTGGAGAAAGCTATCAACTACAACAAATCCATTAAGAATGCAAGTTTAGAAAACCAAAAGGTAGCCTTAGATCGGGAGATGGTGAAAGGGAAGTTGCTGCCTACAGTTTCTGCGAATGCAATGTATGGGTATGTAAATAGTTTGATCGATGTCGATCTACCGACACAGTCCTTGCCAATTACGGGAATTAGCTTGTTTGAGGGCAGTCAGAAGGCAAGAGTATCCACACAGTTGGGGCTTGCGGGAGTGACTGCTACGCAAGTTATCTTCTCGGGATTGCAGATTACTAACGGACAAAAGGCATTAGAGCAAAAGTTTAAAGCTCAGCAACTGCTTACCGAATCGGGTTATGATGCAGTGGCGCAGGAGGTCATCATGAGCTTTGACCAGCTCATGCTGTTAAAAGAAGTCGATCTGTTGATTGCGGATTCGGAAAAGCGCTTGAACAAGGAACACCTGAAGGTGATTCAAGCAATTGATAACGGATTAGCAATTCCCTATGACCGCGACAAGTTGAAATTGGCAATCCTCGAATTGGAAAGCAAGAAAGCGGAGGTGGAGAGCAATAGAGAGTTGTTGTATTTCAAATTGGAAGAATTGACAGGGATGCCGGTCAGTGAGTTGGAGGCTATACAATTTGAGCTATCGGAGATTCTTTTGAATAAAGATAGTGCTACGGAGATGAACCGTAAGGAGTTACAGGCATTGGAAGCCTCGCAAAAGGCGTATGAATACGTTTTCAAGAAAGAGAAAGGGGCAAAGTTACCGCAGGTATTTGCCTTTGGAAACGTGTCGTATTTCAATGCTTTTGGTACAAACATGAATGTTAAAGATTTGCCTGTAGTAGGCGATTTGAAGTTGTCGAGCAATCACCTACGCATGGCGCCTAGCTACGCGGTGGGTATTGGTGCAAAATGGACCATTTTTGAAGGCAAGACACATCAGTCCTCCATTGATAAAGCTAAACTTGATATGCAGATTAATGAAAACAAGTTGGCCGATACAAAGGAAAAACTGTCTCTGTTGCAAAGAAAAACGCTTGTTGATTATGATTTGTCGATGAAGAAAATCCAAGTCAATCAACAGCAGGTGGATATTGCGAAAAACAATCTTCATCTAGCATCTAGACAATTTGAAGAGGGCTTGACAGATGTGACCGAGCGTTTGGAAGCAGAAAATGAATACTACAAACAAACTTTAAACTATTACAATCAAATCTTAAACCAGCGTACGGCTGTTTTAGAGCTGCTAAAAGCAAATGGCAACTTGTACCAAACTATAACTCGATAA
- a CDS encoding Crp/Fnr family transcriptional regulator gives MKLLDHFRKFYHIDDELEQKLDSIIETKEFNKGDVIFEPGTYLKYIYFIESGFTRIYYYKNRKDITHLFFGANSFSTGIESVFYGKPAVFGFQALAPSTISLMPFSVIEELAKTNITMNKIIQKVLLDNLIQFSNRFYNTQFETAHERYNSLIQDNPELFQNATLGHIASYLGISQQTLSVIRGQK, from the coding sequence ATGAAACTATTAGACCATTTTAGAAAATTCTATCATATTGACGACGAGCTGGAGCAGAAGCTAGACAGCATCATTGAAACAAAGGAATTCAATAAAGGCGATGTTATTTTCGAGCCTGGTACCTATTTAAAGTATATTTATTTTATTGAATCAGGTTTTACTCGGATCTATTACTATAAGAATAGGAAGGATATTACGCACTTATTCTTTGGCGCGAATTCTTTCAGTACCGGCATCGAGAGCGTCTTTTATGGAAAACCTGCGGTCTTTGGTTTTCAAGCGCTGGCGCCTTCCACGATAAGTCTTATGCCTTTTTCAGTAATTGAAGAACTTGCAAAAACGAACATAACAATGAATAAAATTATACAGAAAGTTTTGTTGGATAATCTGATTCAATTTTCAAATCGTTTTTACAATACCCAATTCGAAACGGCACACGAGCGTTATAACTCGCTAATCCAAGATAATCCGGAGCTTTTTCAGAACGCAACGTTAGGACATATCGCTTCTTACCTAGGCATTTCCCAACAAACCCTTTCTGTCATTCGCGGACAGAAATAG
- a CDS encoding GIN domain-containing protein: protein MRKFLTILFMGLSLFVHAQKTEVRKINAKPSGISISTGIQAKIVKSNKNVVVLDAQNQSQLDKIETKVDKGILIIQVKRNSNI from the coding sequence ATGAGAAAATTTCTAACAATCCTTTTTATGGGATTATCTCTATTTGTCCATGCTCAAAAAACTGAAGTCAGAAAAATAAATGCAAAACCAAGCGGTATATCTATTTCAACAGGAATCCAAGCGAAAATCGTAAAATCAAATAAGAATGTGGTTGTCTTAGACGCTCAAAACCAAAGTCAATTGGATAAGATCGAAACCAAAGTAGACAAAGGAATATTAATTATTCAAGTAAAGAGGAACAGCAACATATAA
- a CDS encoding GIN domain-containing protein: protein MYINPNLSSIEISSAGYLEITAPLDVRILKIDLSTAGALKTNRISTGKMSIDASSAAKFASDNIKVNELIIEASSASSIVLAGSSSRTSIDAITNAHVNTAKVRSKSVSAQARTGAKIKVQAKDSLRAIASSGASLTYTGYPKMTNFEKSSGGTINNAN, encoded by the coding sequence GTGTACATCAATCCGAACTTAAGTAGCATCGAAATCTCATCGGCTGGCTATTTGGAAATTACCGCCCCCCTGGATGTCCGCATATTGAAAATTGACTTGTCTACAGCAGGCGCATTAAAAACTAACAGAATCTCCACAGGTAAGATGTCTATCGATGCTAGTTCGGCCGCGAAGTTTGCGAGCGATAATATAAAGGTTAACGAGTTAATTATCGAAGCGTCCTCCGCGTCATCAATTGTATTAGCAGGTTCCTCGTCGAGAACTTCGATCGATGCAATTACCAATGCACACGTAAACACAGCAAAAGTACGCTCAAAATCGGTTTCTGCCCAAGCACGAACCGGCGCAAAAATCAAAGTTCAAGCCAAAGACTCGCTACGTGCGATAGCATCTTCCGGAGCCTCCCTAACCTATACAGGATACCCCAAAATGACAAACTTCGAGAAATCTAGCGGTGGAACAATTAACAACGCAAATTAG
- a CDS encoding DEAD/DEAH box helicase, whose product MLALEQYLKNLGIEKLNAMQEESLAAFDYSRDFMLLSPTGSGKTLAFALLMLKLMEKAKQKGTSALVIVPTRELALQIEQVIKALTKDITLVCVYGGSDTRAERKKLEIVPNLIVGTPGRIIYHVDRNPDLLKDVKILVLDEFDKSLELGFHDQLDFILKACPNIKNQILTSATAIKEYPHFLKLNNPVSLNFLADSVLTPNLSYFQVQASSKMKLEYLFKLICKIGTEKVLIFCNHREAVDHIQRLLIGKGVESINYHGGLDQYDRELAIIKIKNGSEHILVTTDLGSRGLDIPEMKHVIHYQFPYKEEEFIHRNGRTGRNQSSGSVYGIFTPEDRFPEYFEYAQVLELDEFYPLPEPPAFKTLRISAGKKDKINKVDIVGFLHSLAKMEKEDVGIINLKEYESYVAVASDKASAIAKAGNNTKIKGKKVRLFTV is encoded by the coding sequence ATGCTAGCATTAGAACAATATTTAAAAAACTTAGGCATCGAGAAGTTAAATGCCATGCAGGAGGAATCTCTGGCGGCTTTTGACTACAGTAGAGACTTCATGCTTTTGTCGCCTACGGGAAGTGGGAAAACCTTAGCTTTTGCATTATTAATGCTGAAGTTGATGGAAAAAGCAAAACAGAAGGGCACCTCGGCCTTGGTCATCGTTCCTACACGCGAGCTGGCATTACAGATTGAGCAAGTTATTAAAGCTTTAACAAAGGATATTACATTGGTTTGCGTTTATGGCGGTAGTGATACACGTGCGGAGCGCAAGAAGCTGGAAATAGTCCCTAACCTGATTGTTGGGACACCGGGTCGTATTATCTATCATGTTGACCGCAATCCGGATTTGCTGAAAGATGTCAAGATCTTAGTTTTAGATGAGTTTGATAAATCATTGGAGCTTGGTTTTCACGATCAGTTGGATTTTATTTTAAAGGCTTGCCCGAATATCAAAAATCAGATATTGACTTCCGCTACAGCGATCAAGGAATATCCTCATTTCTTAAAGCTGAACAATCCAGTGTCACTGAACTTTTTAGCCGATAGCGTCCTGACGCCTAATCTGAGCTATTTTCAAGTTCAGGCGAGCAGCAAGATGAAGTTGGAATACCTCTTCAAATTGATTTGTAAGATCGGGACCGAGAAAGTTTTGATTTTCTGTAACCACCGTGAAGCAGTTGACCATATTCAACGCTTATTGATCGGTAAGGGAGTGGAATCTATCAATTACCATGGCGGATTGGATCAATATGATCGCGAGCTGGCTATTATTAAGATCAAGAATGGCAGTGAGCATATCCTTGTCACGACAGACTTAGGGTCTAGGGGCTTAGATATCCCGGAAATGAAGCATGTTATCCACTATCAATTCCCGTATAAGGAGGAAGAGTTTATCCACCGAAATGGGCGTACGGGTAGAAATCAGAGTTCTGGATCGGTGTATGGCATCTTTACGCCTGAAGACCGCTTCCCAGAGTATTTTGAGTATGCACAGGTACTAGAATTAGACGAATTTTATCCGCTTCCTGAACCCCCGGCATTTAAAACACTACGTATTTCTGCAGGCAAGAAAGACAAGATTAATAAGGTCGATATTGTTGGGTTCTTACACTCCCTCGCAAAAATGGAGAAAGAAGACGTAGGTATTATCAACTTGAAAGAATACGAGTCTTACGTAGCTGTGGCGAGCGATAAAGCTTCGGCTATCGCGAAGGCGGGAAATAACACGAAGATTAAAGGTAAAAAAGTTAGACTATTTACGGTCTAA
- the coaD gene encoding pantetheine-phosphate adenylyltransferase: protein MKIAVFPGSFDPYTLAHHDLVERALPMFDKIYVAIGVNSSKVGLMDVEAKKESIKELYASNPKIEVTTYKGLTVDYCKEVSAQVILRGLRNTTDLDYENIIAQNNLLLNPNVESYFLVSRSGLAHISSTIVRDIWRNNGDIKPLVPAQILKHIEKLDRK from the coding sequence ATGAAAATCGCAGTCTTTCCGGGATCCTTTGATCCCTATACTTTAGCACATCATGATTTAGTAGAACGCGCCCTGCCGATGTTCGATAAAATCTATGTTGCCATCGGAGTAAACAGTTCGAAAGTTGGCCTAATGGACGTCGAGGCAAAGAAAGAATCTATAAAAGAACTGTATGCTTCCAATCCAAAGATCGAAGTAACGACGTATAAGGGGCTAACGGTTGATTATTGTAAGGAAGTGAGTGCGCAGGTAATTCTACGCGGTCTTCGCAATACGACAGATCTTGATTATGAAAACATCATTGCGCAAAACAACTTATTGCTCAATCCAAATGTTGAAAGCTATTTTCTAGTGAGTCGGAGCGGATTAGCACATATATCTTCCACTATAGTAAGAGATATATGGCGAAATAATGGCGATATAAAGCCTTTAGTACCCGCTCAGATCCTAAAACATATTGAAAAGTTAGACCGTAAATAG
- the rsmD gene encoding 16S rRNA (guanine(966)-N(2))-methyltransferase RsmD — translation MRIIGGKAAGLRINPPTSLPVRPTTDIAKEALFNILNNRIDFDEIDCLDLFAGTGNISFELASRGAISVDSIDQHAKCILYIAETAKKLNLKQIKTRRADVFKYIKSAKKSYDFIFADPPYDIGQLPQLAQMILENDLLKPGGLLVVEHPSARKLVESPYFVETRVYGNSSFSFYTK, via the coding sequence ATGCGTATAATAGGAGGGAAAGCTGCGGGTCTAAGGATTAATCCGCCAACAAGCTTACCTGTAAGACCTACAACAGATATTGCCAAAGAGGCATTATTCAATATTCTTAATAACCGTATTGACTTTGATGAGATAGATTGCTTGGACCTATTTGCAGGAACAGGGAACATCTCCTTTGAGCTAGCTTCCAGAGGCGCTATATCGGTTGATTCCATCGATCAGCATGCGAAATGTATTCTCTACATCGCTGAGACGGCTAAAAAGTTAAACCTCAAACAGATTAAAACACGTCGAGCCGATGTGTTCAAATACATCAAATCGGCAAAGAAATCTTACGACTTTATATTTGCAGATCCACCTTATGATATCGGGCAGCTTCCTCAGCTCGCACAGATGATCTTAGAGAATGATTTGTTAAAACCAGGAGGACTGTTGGTTGTTGAGCATCCAAGTGCTAGAAAATTAGTAGAAAGTCCGTATTTTGTAGAAACAAGAGTCTACGGAAACTCATCTTTTAGCTTTTATACCAAGTAA
- a CDS encoding DUF3822 family protein, with protein sequence MNYTAADFHLHFIAKYTLIVKANFVYDILYVIDQEGQLLVYMKYDSNKPSEEALKLLSLPFQQVYVSLPQSNLTFIPADLYQEDDQELYHDFMENPNQAIEVADLDYLQIKAVFQYDVLLAQRWKSLFPEAHLIPEFKLNLMQVRPHVPLKGEVLGVVFNDTSTDLFLFINGQFQFFNNFEVITEDDLSYFILNLYQTFGIKDKVTKAIVSAVDLEPSFQHKLQQLADEVLIIKSNTKLKTDDELPSEVTSSYLIDLPLCV encoded by the coding sequence ATGAATTATACTGCAGCAGATTTTCATCTACACTTTATTGCAAAATACACCCTAATAGTCAAAGCAAACTTCGTGTATGATATCCTATATGTGATTGACCAAGAGGGGCAATTGCTTGTTTATATGAAGTATGATAGCAACAAGCCTTCCGAGGAAGCGCTTAAGCTGTTAAGCTTGCCTTTTCAGCAGGTGTATGTTAGTTTGCCACAAAGCAACCTAACATTCATTCCGGCAGATCTTTATCAAGAAGACGATCAGGAGCTTTATCACGACTTTATGGAAAATCCGAATCAGGCAATTGAAGTTGCAGATCTTGATTACTTGCAAATCAAGGCCGTATTCCAGTACGATGTTCTTTTAGCGCAACGTTGGAAATCTTTATTTCCTGAAGCACATCTAATCCCTGAGTTCAAGCTGAACCTTATGCAGGTTAGGCCGCATGTTCCTTTGAAAGGAGAGGTATTGGGCGTTGTGTTCAACGATACGAGTACCGACTTATTCTTATTCATAAACGGACAATTCCAATTCTTCAATAACTTTGAAGTGATTACAGAAGATGATTTAAGCTATTTCATCTTAAATCTGTATCAGACCTTCGGAATTAAAGATAAAGTAACCAAAGCGATTGTAAGCGCAGTAGATTTGGAACCTTCTTTCCAACATAAGTTGCAGCAATTAGCAGATGAGGTGTTGATTATTAAGTCGAATACCAAGTTGAAAACTGATGATGAACTGCCTTCAGAGGTTACATCCAGTTATTTAATAGATTTACCTTTATGCGTATAA